A genomic segment from Saprospiraceae bacterium encodes:
- a CDS encoding MATE family efflux transporter — translation MRRKALFRHIWRLSFPVLLANLLQTSVSVIDTYMVGKLGPLAIAAVGMGNTIRLLLLITVLSVSGGAMSLVAQAKGGRDPERVSFVTRQGIVSGLFLSIGLGLIGLLLSRPLLLFMENGGEEEIRLGMDYLTIIFIGTPFLVLNIIMDRLMQGAGDTLTPLVLTIGTVVLNVLFNYIFIFGWWFVPAYGVVGAAIGTVLARMVVVLLTFVLFYSGRNVIKILAGSWRPHWQLVKDILSIGIPSGIQGVLRHGGGLVAIGLVTATELGNYGAAALSIGWQVESLAAQSVVGLNVAATSLVGQALGKWQTDAAYQQGNIMIILGLTVMGLLICPMILFAPELIHLFDPSAHPLVLQGGIDYFKINTMFLPVTAVAIIITGSLRGQGTPNRL, via the coding sequence ATGCGTCGAAAGGCATTGTTCAGGCACATCTGGCGATTATCTTTTCCAGTATTACTGGCTAATTTACTGCAAACTTCTGTATCTGTTATCGATACTTATATGGTGGGTAAGTTAGGCCCGCTAGCCATTGCAGCGGTGGGCATGGGCAATACCATTCGCCTGTTGTTATTGATTACGGTGCTTTCGGTATCGGGGGGAGCGATGAGCCTGGTGGCCCAAGCTAAAGGAGGACGGGATCCCGAACGCGTTAGCTTTGTCACGAGACAAGGTATTGTTTCCGGCCTATTTTTATCAATTGGTTTAGGGCTAATAGGGTTGTTGTTGTCCAGGCCATTGTTGTTATTTATGGAAAATGGCGGGGAGGAGGAGATTCGGTTAGGGATGGATTACTTGACCATAATTTTTATCGGCACACCATTTTTGGTATTGAATATCATTATGGACCGGCTGATGCAAGGAGCCGGCGACACCTTAACGCCATTGGTCTTAACGATTGGAACCGTCGTATTGAATGTTCTTTTCAACTATATCTTCATATTTGGTTGGTGGTTTGTCCCGGCCTACGGGGTAGTTGGTGCAGCAATAGGTACCGTTTTGGCTAGAATGGTAGTGGTACTACTGACCTTTGTGCTTTTTTATTCAGGCCGGAATGTCATTAAGATTCTTGCGGGGAGCTGGCGCCCTCACTGGCAGCTGGTAAAAGACATCTTGTCTATAGGTATTCCTTCGGGCATCCAGGGCGTGTTGAGGCATGGCGGCGGATTGGTCGCGATCGGCTTGGTGACGGCCACCGAGCTGGGGAACTACGGGGCGGCGGCCTTGTCGATTGGCTGGCAGGTGGAGTCCTTGGCCGCCCAATCGGTGGTGGGCTTGAATGTAGCGGCCACGAGCCTGGTGGGACAAGCCCTAGGCAAATGGCAAACAGATGCCGCCTACCAGCAGGGGAATATCATGATTATCCTTGGTTTAACCGTTATGGGTTTGCTGATTTGTCCCATGATCCTTTTTGCACCGGAGCTAATTCATTTATTTGATCCATCTGCTCATCCGTTGGTGCTACAAGGAGGAATTGATTATTTTAAGATCAACACCATGTTCCTGCCTGTGACGGCTGTTGCTATCATTATTACCGGAAGCCTTAGGGGGCAGGGGACACCCAACCGGCTATGA
- a CDS encoding alpha/beta hydrolase, translating to MDYSKIDAPTLRKINEKEYKKASQWIDFEPLPMFKLWEEQIKVRDGATIPVRIFKPIQKSPLPLIVFFHGGGFVTRSIDTHDKACRRIAQMNEAVVVSVGYRLAPEFKFPIPVYDCYDATCWAASQAERWGGDPERLVVMGDSAGGNLATVVAIQARKLNGPRISSQVLIYPTTDGRMISSTILTFGKGYLLTKALMEWFVDHYKAKEADKLDPRMSPLLEADLSNLPPTYLSTAEFDPLKGEGEAYAQRLSEAGNKVVFKEYKGMIHGFLNLPKITTKQTMQMHEDIKLFLGTFE from the coding sequence ATGGATTATTCCAAGATAGATGCTCCAACGCTTAGGAAAATAAATGAAAAAGAATATAAAAAAGCTAGTCAGTGGATCGACTTTGAGCCGCTCCCAATGTTTAAATTGTGGGAAGAGCAAATAAAGGTCAGAGATGGAGCAACGATCCCTGTGCGCATTTTCAAGCCCATTCAAAAAAGTCCCTTACCGCTGATCGTTTTTTTTCACGGTGGCGGTTTTGTAACGCGAAGTATCGATACCCATGATAAAGCTTGTCGACGAATTGCCCAAATGAATGAAGCTGTTGTCGTTTCAGTAGGCTATAGATTGGCCCCCGAATTCAAATTTCCTATCCCTGTGTATGATTGTTATGATGCGACTTGTTGGGCAGCATCTCAGGCGGAGCGATGGGGTGGAGACCCAGAGCGGTTGGTCGTAATGGGGGATAGTGCGGGTGGGAATTTGGCAACGGTGGTGGCTATCCAAGCTAGAAAATTAAATGGCCCCCGCATTAGCAGCCAGGTACTAATATATCCCACTACAGATGGCAGAATGATCAGTTCCACTATCCTTACCTTTGGGAAAGGATATTTGCTGACAAAAGCCTTAATGGAATGGTTTGTCGATCATTATAAAGCAAAAGAAGCGGACAAATTAGACCCTCGGATGTCTCCTCTTTTAGAAGCAGATTTATCAAACTTGCCCCCAACTTATCTTTCAACAGCAGAATTTGATCCGCTGAAAGGAGAAGGCGAAGCATATGCCCAACGATTGAGTGAAGCGGGGAATAAGGTCGTTTTTAAGGAATACAAAGGCATGATTCATGGGTTTTTAAATTTGCCTAAAATAACAACGAAACAAACCATGCAGATGCATGAGGATATCAAATTATTCTTAGGAACGTTCGAATAA
- a CDS encoding sulfatase-like hydrolase/transferase, producing MRSTIASTFLFCLFFLFSCEPQAPNNEKKERDPRPNILLILLDDLGYSDLGCFGGEIPTPNLDALAAEGVRFSGFRTAPMGGPSRAQLMTGNDNHISGHGRMLNPLHEAYRGIPGYEYEFSKQVVSFPTLLQDAGYYTCITGKWNLGIKAQSNPKQQGFEDSWVLLEDASNYYNNIGLGLYGSDTITHFTSNGLSAPYPEGTFATDFYTDQIISYLNKNAHDSRPFFAMAAYTAPHWPLQPPREYINKYKGFYEEGYDVLREKRFKGLQEKGIIPADRLLPVRINTFKPWFTLFFEEQRRESREMELYAALVNHLDDNIGRLIKNLKELGLYENTIIIVASDNGAGPENVFEHPVLGSFIRNQYDNTYENMGYPNSFVSYGNGWAQAAMAPFNGYKGQAYEGGIAAPLIVKGKMLQGPGSVKHEHLSILDLAPTFLDIAGATYPQEYKGQALAPLRGHSLFPYWKGEVKAPHDAEAVFALEHRGQAYVQKGTWKIVNPGGAYDNSRFQLFDLATDPGERFDLSYQNPQKKAELLAEWEKFKASVGIQFVEQ from the coding sequence ATGAGAAGCACTATTGCCAGCACCTTTTTATTTTGCCTTTTTTTTCTTTTTTCTTGCGAACCTCAAGCACCTAACAATGAGAAAAAAGAAAGAGATCCGCGTCCAAACATACTATTGATCTTATTGGATGACCTGGGATACTCCGATCTGGGATGTTTCGGAGGGGAGATTCCTACGCCCAACCTGGATGCCTTGGCAGCAGAGGGGGTACGCTTTTCCGGTTTCAGAACGGCCCCGATGGGAGGCCCTTCCAGGGCCCAGCTGATGACCGGAAACGACAACCATATCAGTGGCCATGGACGAATGTTGAACCCCCTACACGAAGCCTATCGTGGAATACCTGGTTATGAGTATGAATTCTCTAAGCAAGTCGTCTCTTTCCCCACTTTGTTGCAGGACGCCGGCTATTACACTTGCATTACAGGGAAATGGAACCTTGGAATAAAAGCTCAAAGCAACCCCAAACAGCAAGGTTTTGAAGATTCCTGGGTATTGCTGGAAGATGCCAGTAATTATTACAATAATATAGGTTTAGGTCTTTATGGTTCGGACACTATTACACATTTTACCAGTAATGGCTTAAGCGCTCCTTATCCGGAAGGGACTTTTGCTACCGATTTTTATACCGACCAAATCATTTCTTATCTCAACAAAAATGCACATGATAGCCGGCCCTTCTTTGCCATGGCTGCTTATACTGCGCCACATTGGCCCTTACAGCCTCCCCGAGAGTATATCAACAAATACAAAGGGTTTTATGAGGAAGGGTATGATGTTTTAAGGGAAAAAAGATTCAAAGGACTACAGGAAAAAGGGATTATTCCGGCCGACCGATTGCTGCCCGTTCGAATCAATACGTTTAAGCCTTGGTTTACTTTGTTTTTTGAAGAGCAACGACGGGAATCCAGAGAAATGGAACTTTATGCAGCACTGGTCAATCATTTAGATGATAACATCGGCCGCTTAATCAAAAACCTAAAGGAATTGGGTTTGTACGAAAACACGATTATCATTGTGGCATCAGACAATGGAGCAGGGCCGGAGAACGTGTTTGAGCATCCGGTCTTAGGCAGTTTCATTCGCAACCAGTACGATAATACCTACGAAAACATGGGGTATCCGAATTCCTTTGTTTCCTATGGTAATGGCTGGGCCCAGGCTGCTATGGCCCCTTTTAACGGCTACAAAGGACAGGCTTATGAAGGTGGTATCGCTGCACCCCTTATCGTCAAAGGTAAAATGCTGCAAGGACCAGGATCCGTTAAGCACGAGCATTTATCCATCCTGGATTTGGCACCTACTTTCCTGGATATAGCTGGGGCAACTTATCCGCAGGAATACAAGGGACAGGCATTGGCACCATTGCGTGGTCATTCTTTATTTCCCTATTGGAAAGGAGAGGTCAAGGCACCTCATGATGCAGAGGCCGTCTTTGCGCTTGAACACCGCGGACAAGCCTATGTCCAGAAAGGCACCTGGAAAATAGTGAATCCCGGTGGTGCCTACGATAATTCCCGATTTCAATTGTTTGATCTAGCCACCGACCCAGGAGAACGCTTTGACCTTTCCTACCAAAATCCACAGAAAAAGGCAGAATTATTAGCAGAGTGGGAAAAGTTTAAGGCCAGTGTTGGCATCCAGTTCGTAGAACAGTAG
- a CDS encoding aryl-sulfate sulfotransferase yields MKKRLYYLLVFFCVNGFALLGQNTVGLLSYQPSATFDGYNLIYPHNQPNVYLLNNCGELVNTWEDSLQYRPGNTAYLLSDGRLLKTKRHAVVVNDAIWAGGGGATVEIRDWDNNLEWSFTLNNDTVRLHHDIEMMPNGNILMLAWELKTAEEAIQAGRDPALLTDNELWPELVIEVNPTTDEIVWEWHLWDHLIQDFDSTKANYGVVANHPNLLDINFAADGKADWLHTNAMDYNPDLDQILLSTPFLSEIYIIDHSTSVQQAAGHIGGLGGVGGDFLFRWGNPQAYQAGTADEQTLFFNHDAHWVLDFVDKAHPQYGKIAVFNNLAGPDFSTVNTIRPSWDMYSWAYLLFNGKYGPTTFDVTITHPVPTEMYSTGLSSVQFLPNNSTLICAGRNGYSFELSPSNEVVWEYKTPLLGGNPVAQGTELAVNDNLTFRMDRYPANYAAFTDRDLSSKGWIELNPDSTLCGLILPTTDIMKTYRLHIYPNPASSVLTIEWEGGVYVDIEIFDILGRRVDSFRATGGRKYVDVSSWQKGVYIIQIGGIETRKLVID; encoded by the coding sequence ATGAAAAAAAGACTATATTATCTCTTGGTATTTTTTTGTGTAAACGGCTTTGCGCTTCTTGGTCAAAACACCGTAGGTCTTCTATCCTATCAACCGTCGGCCACCTTTGATGGCTATAATTTGATTTATCCCCATAATCAGCCCAATGTATACTTGCTCAATAATTGTGGTGAATTGGTAAATACCTGGGAAGATAGTCTGCAATACCGACCCGGCAATACTGCTTATTTATTGAGTGATGGCCGACTACTCAAAACCAAACGGCACGCTGTGGTTGTCAATGATGCCATTTGGGCCGGTGGGGGTGGCGCAACGGTTGAAATTCGGGACTGGGACAATAACCTAGAATGGTCTTTTACCTTAAATAATGATACCGTCCGCTTACATCATGATATTGAAATGATGCCCAATGGCAACATTTTAATGTTAGCCTGGGAATTGAAAACGGCCGAAGAGGCTATCCAGGCTGGCCGAGATCCCGCCTTATTAACCGATAATGAATTGTGGCCGGAATTGGTGATTGAAGTCAACCCAACGACAGATGAGATCGTCTGGGAGTGGCACCTTTGGGATCACCTCATTCAGGATTTTGACTCTACCAAGGCCAATTACGGTGTAGTAGCCAATCACCCTAATCTTTTGGATATTAATTTTGCTGCAGATGGAAAGGCAGATTGGTTGCATACCAATGCTATGGATTATAATCCCGACTTGGATCAGATCTTGCTGAGTACGCCCTTTTTAAGCGAGATTTATATTATTGATCATTCTACCAGCGTGCAACAAGCAGCAGGCCATATTGGCGGTTTGGGAGGTGTTGGCGGTGACTTCCTTTTCCGCTGGGGAAATCCTCAGGCATACCAGGCAGGAACGGCGGATGAGCAAACCTTGTTCTTTAATCATGATGCGCATTGGGTACTAGATTTTGTGGATAAAGCCCATCCCCAATATGGCAAGATTGCCGTTTTCAATAACCTGGCAGGCCCTGATTTTTCTACCGTAAACACCATTCGCCCTTCCTGGGACATGTATTCCTGGGCTTATCTTTTATTTAATGGGAAATATGGCCCAACTACTTTTGATGTGACAATTACCCACCCCGTCCCGACTGAAATGTACTCCACTGGGTTGTCTAGCGTTCAGTTTTTACCCAATAATAGCACCTTGATTTGTGCTGGCCGAAATGGTTATTCCTTCGAGCTTTCTCCAAGCAACGAAGTCGTTTGGGAATACAAAACGCCGCTGCTGGGAGGCAATCCGGTAGCACAAGGAACTGAACTGGCGGTCAATGACAACCTTACCTTTAGGATGGATCGGTATCCGGCTAATTACGCAGCATTTACCGATCGGGATTTATCGTCCAAGGGATGGATCGAATTGAATCCAGATTCTACTTTGTGTGGATTGATTCTACCGACAACAGATATTATGAAGACTTATCGCCTTCATATCTACCCCAATCCGGCAAGTTCCGTTCTTACCATAGAATGGGAAGGAGGGGTGTATGTGGATATTGAAATCTTTGACATTTTAGGAAGAAGGGTAGATTCCTTTAGGGCTACGGGTGGCCGAAAATATGTCGACGTTTCTTCCTGGCAAAAAGGCGTTTATATCATTCAGATCGGTGGTATAGAAACCCGAAAATTAGTTATTGATTGA
- a CDS encoding acyl-CoA dehydrogenase family protein, with protein MYADLKIKRAIYDSEEHQMLRETVREFLKQHVLPYREEWEEVGYCSREAWRKAGELGLLNISLSEKYGGAGLDFSFSALIIEELSRAFADSPSISMHSDIVGPYIETYGSEFLKERYLPKMATGEWIGSLGMTEPSTGSDLQAIKTNAVDKGDHWLLNGSKTFITIGYTSDFTIVACKTNPGTSREGLSLLVVDAALEGFSKGKPFKKIGLKTSDTCELFFEDVKVPKANLLGEEGKGFIYMMTELPRERLTIALQSIGACEGAIEDAIQYTSERHAFGQAIAGFQNTQFKMAEMATKLQIHQVFIDKCTELLIKHELTAEQASMAKYSATEVQFEVLDNCLQLHGGYGYIWEYPIARAFSDSRVARIYGGTNEIMKVMIARRLFSGYFAELKAKKRATMAETR; from the coding sequence ATGTACGCGGATCTCAAAATCAAAAGAGCTATTTACGATTCAGAGGAACACCAAATGCTAAGGGAAACAGTAAGGGAATTCCTTAAACAACATGTTTTGCCCTATCGGGAAGAATGGGAGGAAGTCGGTTATTGTTCCAGAGAGGCTTGGCGGAAGGCGGGAGAACTAGGTTTGTTGAACATTAGTTTATCGGAAAAATATGGTGGTGCTGGGCTGGATTTTTCATTTAGTGCCCTGATTATTGAAGAACTGTCACGAGCCTTTGCAGATTCTCCAAGCATTTCGATGCACTCGGATATTGTTGGCCCTTATATTGAGACTTATGGGTCGGAATTTTTGAAAGAAAGATACTTGCCCAAAATGGCTACCGGAGAGTGGATCGGTTCTTTGGGAATGACAGAACCTAGCACTGGTAGCGACTTGCAAGCGATCAAAACCAACGCCGTAGACAAAGGCGATCATTGGCTGCTCAATGGATCCAAGACCTTTATAACGATTGGTTATACCTCTGATTTTACGATTGTAGCCTGCAAAACCAATCCAGGCACTTCTCGCGAAGGGCTTAGCTTATTGGTCGTTGATGCAGCCTTAGAAGGCTTTTCCAAGGGTAAACCATTCAAGAAAATCGGTTTAAAAACCAGTGATACTTGCGAGCTATTCTTCGAAGATGTAAAGGTGCCTAAAGCGAACTTGTTGGGCGAAGAAGGCAAAGGTTTTATCTATATGATGACCGAATTGCCCCGAGAACGTTTGACGATTGCCTTGCAGTCTATAGGCGCATGTGAAGGCGCTATTGAGGATGCCATCCAGTATACGAGTGAACGCCACGCCTTTGGCCAGGCTATAGCTGGCTTTCAGAACACCCAGTTTAAAATGGCTGAGATGGCCACCAAATTACAAATCCATCAGGTGTTTATTGATAAATGTACCGAGCTTCTTATAAAGCATGAATTGACTGCCGAACAAGCCTCTATGGCCAAATACTCGGCTACCGAGGTACAGTTTGAGGTATTGGATAATTGCTTGCAATTGCATGGCGGCTATGGTTATATCTGGGAATACCCCATCGCCAGGGCCTTTTCGGATAGCCGGGTAGCCAGAATCTATGGTGGTACCAATGAAATCATGAAGGTAATGATCGCTCGTCGGCTGTTTAGTGGTTATTTTGCTGAACTAAAAGCCAAAAAAAGAGCAACCATGGCTGAAACACGTTAG
- a CDS encoding prolyl oligopeptidase family serine peptidase, translating into MKKLPFLLTLFLVSMIACKPNQDQKKVSLQYPEAIKKDHVDTYHGTEVPDPYQWLEDDLSEETASWVNAQNEVTGSYLNGIGFREALKGRIEELMDYERVSAPFKEGQYEYFYKNDGLQNHSVLYRTKVGAVDAAPEVFLDPNTFSEDGTTGLRGVFFTKDGSLAAYMITEGGSDWRKVIVINAESKAVIGDTLIDVKFSGLSWRGNAGFYYSSYDNPKETSELSAKTQHHKLYYHELGTTQDKDVLVYGGEKQPNRYIGGGVSEDGRYLIVSAAQNTSGAQLYVKDLAKPSADFVQIHDDYFTTCDYVDNIGTTFYFYTNIDAPNYRLVKVDLNAPAQSNWVDVIPESENVLSVNSGGGKLFATYLVDAKTAVKQFDMDGKLEWEVALPGIGSASGFGAKKEDTYLYYSFTSFTYPSTIYKYDIASGESTMYKQSKVDFDPSAYETKQVFYESKDGTKVPMFIVYKKGLELNGKNPTYLYAYGGFNISLTPSFSASRIVWLENGGIYAQPNIRGGGEYGEKWHKAGTQMQKQNVFDDFIAAGEYLIKEGYTSSDYLAIAGGSNGGLLVGATMTQRPDLAKVALPAVGVLDMLKYHKFTSGAGWAADYGTAEDSPEMFAYLKGYSPYHNLKDGVSYPATMVTTADHDDRVVPAHSFKFASRLQAAHVGDNPVLIRIQTKAGHGSVSTKQSIELEADRYAFIWTNMGVEPDFSKAVPN; encoded by the coding sequence ATGAAAAAATTACCCTTTTTATTGACACTCTTTTTGGTGTCGATGATTGCTTGTAAGCCTAACCAAGATCAAAAAAAAGTAAGCCTCCAATATCCGGAAGCCATCAAAAAGGATCACGTTGACACTTACCATGGGACAGAAGTTCCCGATCCCTATCAATGGTTGGAGGATGATTTATCCGAAGAAACGGCTAGTTGGGTAAATGCCCAAAATGAAGTAACTGGCAGCTATTTAAATGGCATTGGTTTTAGAGAAGCGCTCAAGGGACGCATTGAAGAATTAATGGATTATGAAAGAGTATCTGCACCCTTCAAGGAGGGGCAATATGAGTATTTTTACAAAAATGATGGGCTACAAAATCACAGTGTATTATACCGGACAAAAGTAGGTGCGGTGGACGCTGCACCGGAAGTATTTTTAGATCCTAATACCTTTTCTGAAGATGGTACAACCGGCCTGAGAGGGGTCTTTTTCACCAAGGACGGCTCCCTGGCTGCCTATATGATTACAGAAGGAGGCTCGGATTGGCGTAAAGTCATCGTTATTAATGCCGAATCAAAAGCCGTGATAGGCGATACGCTGATCGATGTCAAGTTTAGTGGGTTATCCTGGCGCGGAAATGCCGGATTTTATTATAGTAGTTATGATAATCCAAAGGAAACCAGTGAGTTATCTGCTAAAACCCAGCACCATAAATTGTACTACCACGAACTGGGAACGACCCAGGATAAAGATGTATTAGTCTATGGTGGAGAAAAACAACCCAATCGCTACATTGGCGGCGGGGTGTCCGAAGATGGCCGTTACCTGATTGTTTCTGCTGCTCAAAATACCAGCGGTGCGCAATTGTACGTCAAGGACCTTGCTAAGCCTAGCGCTGATTTCGTTCAGATTCATGATGACTATTTTACGACTTGTGACTATGTCGATAACATTGGGACTACTTTTTACTTTTACACTAATATTGATGCACCCAATTATCGTTTGGTGAAAGTAGACCTGAATGCGCCAGCCCAATCCAATTGGGTAGACGTTATTCCAGAATCAGAAAATGTTTTAAGCGTCAATTCAGGTGGAGGTAAATTATTTGCCACCTATTTAGTAGATGCCAAAACAGCCGTCAAACAATTTGACATGGACGGAAAATTGGAATGGGAGGTGGCCCTTCCAGGGATCGGGTCTGCCAGCGGATTTGGGGCTAAAAAAGAAGATACTTATCTTTATTATTCCTTCACTTCTTTTACTTATCCTTCTACCATTTATAAATATGATATTGCCTCTGGCGAATCAACGATGTACAAGCAATCAAAGGTAGATTTTGATCCATCAGCCTATGAAACCAAACAGGTTTTTTACGAAAGTAAGGATGGTACAAAAGTTCCGATGTTCATTGTATATAAAAAAGGCTTGGAGCTGAATGGTAAAAATCCTACTTACCTTTATGCATATGGAGGGTTTAATATCAGTTTGACACCCAGTTTTAGTGCTTCCAGAATTGTTTGGCTTGAGAATGGTGGTATTTATGCCCAACCCAATATTAGGGGCGGAGGAGAATACGGTGAGAAATGGCACAAAGCAGGCACGCAAATGCAAAAGCAGAATGTATTTGACGATTTTATCGCTGCCGGCGAGTATTTGATCAAGGAGGGGTATACCTCCAGTGATTACCTGGCCATTGCTGGCGGCTCTAATGGTGGCTTGCTAGTGGGGGCCACCATGACCCAGCGACCAGATTTAGCTAAGGTTGCCTTGCCCGCAGTGGGCGTTTTGGATATGTTGAAGTACCACAAGTTTACCTCAGGTGCGGGCTGGGCGGCTGATTATGGCACAGCCGAAGATTCGCCTGAGATGTTTGCTTATCTCAAAGGTTATTCTCCTTATCACAATTTAAAAGATGGCGTTAGTTATCCTGCCACGATGGTCACCACCGCCGACCATGACGATCGGGTGGTACCTGCGCATTCTTTTAAATTTGCCAGCAGATTGCAAGCGGCACATGTTGGCGATAATCCGGTATTGATCCGCATCCAAACCAAGGCCGGTCATGGTTCGGTCTCCACCAAACAAAGTATTGAATTGGAGGCCGACCGCTATGCGTTCATCTGGACAAATATGGGGGTTGAACCCGATTTTTCTAAGGCTGTGCCTAATTAG
- a CDS encoding TIGR04283 family arsenosugar biosynthesis glycosyltransferase, with translation MKLSIIIPTLNEAGQITKLLDYLFASPQADRLELIIVDGQSSDNTCYLARQAGAKVVVSSERGRAIQMNKGAEMASGDVLYFLHADTLPPSSFYADIQTAIQGNVQSGSYRLSFDFNHWFLNLHAWFTRFNASALRYGDQSLFVSKACFEKVGGFDDQLLLMEDYEIVKRIRKACYFKVLQKRVITSARRYLANGIFRLQVIFYLIYFMHRIGFSQARLLKVYQRLIN, from the coding sequence ATGAAATTAAGTATTATTATACCGACCTTGAATGAGGCGGGGCAGATTACGAAATTGCTTGATTATCTTTTCGCTAGCCCTCAAGCAGACCGCTTAGAGCTCATCATTGTCGATGGCCAAAGTAGTGATAATACCTGCTATTTAGCCCGGCAGGCAGGTGCCAAAGTGGTGGTAAGTTCCGAAAGAGGTAGAGCCATTCAAATGAACAAAGGAGCGGAAATGGCTAGCGGTGATGTGCTTTACTTTCTTCATGCAGACACCCTTCCGCCTTCTTCCTTCTATGCTGATATTCAAACAGCTATCCAGGGCAATGTACAAAGCGGAAGTTACCGGCTCTCCTTTGATTTTAATCATTGGTTTTTAAACCTCCATGCTTGGTTCACCCGATTTAATGCCTCCGCCCTCCGTTATGGAGACCAAAGCCTCTTTGTTAGTAAAGCCTGTTTTGAAAAGGTGGGAGGTTTTGACGATCAACTGCTCTTGATGGAGGATTACGAGATCGTAAAGCGTATTAGGAAAGCCTGTTATTTTAAAGTACTTCAAAAACGTGTTATTACCTCTGCGAGGAGATATTTGGCTAATGGTATTTTTCGCTTACAAGTGATATTTTACCTTATTTATTTCATGCATCGGATAGGGTTCTCGCAAGCGCGCCTGTTGAAAGTTTACCAGCGTTTGATAAACTAG
- the trxB gene encoding thioredoxin-disulfide reductase has translation MAENIEPIKCLIIGSGPAGYTAAIYAARANLSPVVYTGQEPGGQLMITTEVENYPGYPKGIRGPEMMDEFREQAERFGTEIRYDLIEKVDFTGPIHKAWSSNGDEIHAHSVIISTGASAKWLGLPSETKLMNKGVSACAVCDGFFFKGQEVAVVGGGDTAAEEASYLAKLCPKVHLIVRRDEMRASKIMQERVLKTDNIVIHWDSVTEEILGEQEVTGMRLRNRKTNETTVIPVQGFFVAIGHQPNTGIFKEWLDMDETGYLQVVPGTSKTKIKGVFASGDAADKVYRQAVTAAGTGCMAALDAERYLTEEGIV, from the coding sequence ATGGCAGAAAACATTGAACCCATCAAATGTCTGATTATTGGCTCTGGCCCTGCAGGCTATACCGCAGCTATCTATGCTGCCAGGGCAAACCTTAGCCCAGTGGTATACACTGGACAAGAGCCCGGCGGACAATTGATGATCACTACCGAAGTCGAGAATTATCCAGGTTATCCCAAAGGCATCAGAGGACCTGAAATGATGGATGAATTTCGGGAACAGGCAGAACGCTTTGGAACGGAAATCCGTTATGATTTGATTGAAAAAGTAGACTTCACTGGGCCAATCCATAAAGCATGGAGTTCGAATGGAGATGAAATCCACGCCCATAGTGTGATTATTTCTACTGGTGCCAGTGCCAAATGGCTCGGTTTACCCTCTGAAACCAAACTGATGAATAAGGGCGTTTCTGCTTGTGCGGTTTGTGACGGTTTCTTTTTCAAAGGCCAGGAAGTGGCGGTCGTGGGTGGCGGCGACACCGCTGCGGAAGAGGCTTCTTATCTCGCCAAACTATGTCCCAAAGTGCACCTCATCGTGCGCCGAGATGAAATGAGGGCCTCCAAAATCATGCAAGAACGCGTACTCAAAACGGATAATATTGTGATCCATTGGGATTCAGTGACGGAAGAGATCCTAGGTGAACAGGAAGTAACGGGCATGCGCTTGCGCAACCGGAAGACGAATGAAACGACGGTGATCCCTGTTCAAGGCTTTTTTGTAGCCATTGGCCACCAACCCAATACAGGGATATTCAAGGAATGGTTAGATATGGACGAAACAGGCTACCTTCAAGTGGTTCCTGGCACCTCCAAAACCAAGATAAAAGGGGTCTTCGCAAGTGGTGATGCGGCGGATAAAGTGTATCGCCAGGCGGTTACGGCTGCGGGTACCGGCTGCATGGCTGCCCTGGATGCCGAAAGGTATTTGACGGAAGAGGGCATCGTATAA